The Amycolatopsis jiangsuensis nucleotide sequence CCTTCACGGTCGCCTCGCTCAGCTCCAGCGAGCGGGCGATCTCCGCGTTGCTCGAGCCCTGGCCGACCGCGACGGCCACCTCGCGCTCCCGGGGCGTGAGCGGGTCGAGGCGGGCGCGGGCGGAAGCGGAGGTCGTTCCCGCGGCGAACTCGGTGAGCAGCCGGCGGGTGATCGAGGGGGACAGCATCGCCTCGCCCGAACCGACCACGTGCACGGCCTTGACCAGCTCACGCGGCGGGGTGTCCTTGAGCAGGAACCCGGTCGCGCCGTGGCGCAGCGCGGTGTGCACGTACTCGTCGAGGTCGAAGGTGGTCAGCACGACCACCACGGGCGGATCGGGCTCGGCGGTCACCAGGCGGGTCACCTCCAGGCCGTCGACGCCGGGCATCTGAATGTCGGTGAGCACGACGTCCGGACGGTGCCCGCGGACCAGCTCCAGCACCCCGGTGCCGTCGCCGGCCTCGGCGACCACCTCGAGGTCCGGGTCCGACTCCAGGATCAGCCGGATCCCGCTGCGCACCAGCACCTCGTCGTCGATCAGCAGAACCTTCAGCACTGCGTGTCCCCTCCCGGCGGGAAAACCGCCCGCACCCGGTAGTTCCCGGCGCCGTCCGGGCCCGCGCGCAGGGAACCGCCTGCCAGCGTGACCCGCTCCCGCATGCCGATCACGCCGTAGCCGGCGCCCGGCAGCCCGGACGAGCCGGCCAGCGGGTTCGCGACCTCGACCACCAGGCCCTCGCCGGCACTGCCGAGCCGCACGTCGATCGGGGTGCCGGGGGCGTGCTTGGCGGCGTTGGTGAGCGCTTCCTGCACGATCCGGTAGGCCGCCCGGCCCACCGGATCCGGCACCTGCGGCAACGGATCGGGCAGCTCGGCCCGCACCCGCGAGCCGGCCGCGGAAAGGTCCTCGGTGAGCTGCCGGACGC carries:
- a CDS encoding response regulator, encoding MLKVLLIDDEVLVRSGIRLILESDPDLEVVAEAGDGTGVLELVRGHRPDVVLTDIQMPGVDGLEVTRLVTAEPDPPVVVVLTTFDLDEYVHTALRHGATGFLLKDTPPRELVKAVHVVGSGEAMLSPSITRRLLTEFAAGTTSASARARLDPLTPREREVAVAVGQGSSNAEIARSLELSEATVKVHLGRVMAKTEAANRTQVAILVHDAGLA